One genomic segment of Vibrio quintilis includes these proteins:
- the hypD gene encoding hydrogenase formation protein HypD → MSSQSKLRYQDFRAPRAVKTLAEEIRRQAEKLPHPLYMMEVCGGHTHTIMKYGLKSLLPEHLNFIHGPGCPVCIMPKERIDHATTLAMEQDVIVVTLGDMIRVPGSRESLGQCRARGGSVEPVYDPMDALAIAKANPDKQVVYFAIGFETTTPMTAVLVQLAEQQQIDNLYFHINHVLVPPAMHAVMSTELSLVNAFIGPSHVSVITGSSIYQPVVDQYQTPVVVSGFEPADVLESVLMLVKQVTEKRAELENQYTRAVTPQGNLAAKCLIDDVFDVRESFNWRGLGAIPESALRLKSRLAGRDAEVVFGPVLPTKEIPDHKICRCGDILRGIATPTDCKVFGRACRPDRPMGSCMVSSEGACNAYYRYGGLEDISIHE, encoded by the coding sequence AAATCAGGCGGCAGGCAGAAAAGCTGCCGCATCCGCTTTATATGATGGAAGTTTGTGGCGGACATACCCACACCATCATGAAGTATGGGCTGAAATCTTTGTTGCCTGAGCATTTGAACTTTATTCATGGTCCGGGTTGTCCGGTGTGTATTATGCCGAAAGAACGCATTGATCATGCAACGACACTGGCAATGGAACAAGATGTCATTGTGGTGACATTGGGCGATATGATTCGGGTACCGGGATCTCGGGAATCTTTAGGTCAATGCAGAGCCCGTGGCGGATCAGTTGAACCGGTTTATGACCCGATGGATGCATTGGCGATCGCAAAGGCAAATCCGGATAAACAGGTGGTTTATTTTGCCATTGGATTTGAAACGACAACACCGATGACGGCTGTGCTGGTTCAACTGGCTGAACAACAGCAAATTGATAATTTATATTTCCATATTAATCATGTACTTGTTCCACCAGCAATGCATGCTGTGATGAGTACGGAGCTGTCGTTGGTTAACGCGTTTATTGGTCCTTCTCATGTGAGTGTGATTACCGGCTCGTCAATTTACCAGCCTGTTGTTGATCAATATCAGACACCGGTTGTTGTGTCCGGTTTTGAGCCTGCAGATGTGCTGGAATCCGTTTTAATGCTGGTTAAGCAGGTGACTGAAAAGCGTGCTGAATTAGAAAATCAATATACCCGGGCTGTAACACCTCAGGGAAATCTGGCAGCGAAGTGTTTAATTGATGATGTGTTTGATGTTCGTGAATCCTTCAACTGGCGGGGGTTGGGCGCGATTCCTGAGTCTGCACTCCGGCTGAAATCCAGGCTGGCTGGCAGAGATGCTGAAGTTGTTTTTGGCCCGGTACTGCCAACAAAAGAAATTCCGGATCATAAGATTTGTCGCTGTGGCGATATTTTGCGGGGAATAGCAACACCGACGGATTGTAAAGTGTTTGGCAGGGCGTGCCGGCCTGATCGGCCAATGGGAAGCTGTATGGTCAGCTCCGAAGGCGCATGTAATGCCTACTACAGATACGGCGGTTTAGAGGACATCAGTATTCATGAATAA
- the hypE gene encoding hydrogenase expression/formation protein HypE: MNNQNFIQLSHGGGGLETNQLIQQLFFRYFGNDILNRNEDAATLSFSGQVAMTTDSFTVSPLFFTGGNIGTLAIAGTCNDLAMVGAKPQYLSCSFMIEEGLPYSELENVVSAMSETMKQTESLIVCGDTKVVPKGAVDKLFINTTGVGEIQQANISAHQIQSGDVILVSRDIGRHGACILAARESLRLEQPIASDCAVLWPVVEALLEQKVELHAMRDATRGGLAAVLNEWCQSSGVQMELQESSIPVDDSVRGLCELFGFEPYDLANEGSFVLAVPESHAEKTLKVLHQFHPEAALIGQVSSGTTHRPILHSPWGSRRYLDFPAGELLPRIC, encoded by the coding sequence ATGAATAATCAGAATTTTATTCAGCTTAGCCATGGCGGCGGCGGGCTGGAAACAAACCAGCTGATTCAACAATTGTTCTTCAGATATTTTGGCAATGATATCTTAAACAGAAATGAAGATGCTGCGACCTTATCCTTTTCTGGTCAGGTTGCCATGACGACGGACAGTTTTACTGTCTCTCCTTTATTTTTCACCGGCGGAAATATAGGCACACTGGCAATTGCAGGCACTTGCAATGATTTAGCAATGGTCGGTGCGAAGCCGCAATATCTTAGCTGCAGCTTTATGATCGAAGAAGGGCTGCCATACAGCGAGCTGGAAAATGTGGTGTCAGCGATGTCAGAGACGATGAAGCAAACAGAGTCTTTGATTGTTTGTGGCGACACAAAAGTTGTACCCAAAGGCGCGGTGGACAAATTATTCATTAATACAACCGGCGTGGGTGAAATTCAGCAGGCAAATATTTCAGCACATCAGATCCAATCCGGCGATGTCATCCTGGTTTCCCGGGATATCGGACGTCATGGTGCCTGTATTCTGGCTGCCCGGGAATCATTGCGTTTAGAACAGCCGATAGCAAGTGATTGTGCAGTGCTGTGGCCCGTAGTGGAAGCATTACTGGAACAGAAAGTCGAGTTGCATGCGATGCGTGATGCGACCCGCGGGGGACTGGCAGCGGTCTTAAATGAATGGTGTCAGAGCTCCGGTGTTCAGATGGAATTGCAGGAATCTTCAATTCCGGTGGATGACAGTGTGCGTGGATTATGTGAACTGTTTGGTTTTGAGCCTTATGATCTGGCCAATGAGGGCAGCTTTGTTTTAGCTGTGCCTGAGTCGCACGCAGAGAAAACACTTAAGGTATTACATCAGTTTCATCCGGAAGCTGCATTGATCGGTCAGGTTTCATCCGGAACAACACACAGGCCCATACTCCATTCACCATGGGGAAGCCGGCGCTATCTGGATTTTCCCGCTGGTGAATTATTGCCGCGGATCTGCTGA
- the hypA gene encoding hydrogenase maturation nickel metallochaperone HypA → MHELSISLKTIDIVVEQAKKHHFTKVTAMTLGIGALSCIEPEALKVGIEFASRETIAEGARVHLDMIPATAWCNQCQRKTEIHSYVATCSFCNSEQLRIETGEELKIKSIEAE, encoded by the coding sequence ATGCATGAATTGTCTATCAGCCTGAAAACGATTGATATTGTCGTGGAACAGGCGAAAAAACACCATTTCACTAAAGTGACTGCAATGACTCTGGGGATCGGCGCCTTATCGTGTATTGAGCCGGAAGCACTGAAAGTTGGTATTGAATTTGCCAGCAGAGAAACAATTGCGGAAGGTGCCAGAGTGCATCTTGATATGATTCCGGCAACTGCCTGGTGCAATCAGTGCCAGCGAAAAACAGAAATTCATTCCTATGTTGCAACCTGCTCGTTCTGCAATAGTGAACAGTTAAGGATTGAAACCGGAGAAGAGTTAAAAATTAAGAGTATAGAGGCAGAATAA
- the hypB gene encoding hydrogenase nickel incorporation protein HypB, with product MCSVCGCGDSHIEEHDHHHDHDHHHHHAPHEPAHRHDHAQPQPASVHHHYYHHGDVHHHVHYHGAGPESAASSAGHHHHHEPEKTPHGDLHYGHGEAQTHVSGVSQRQLLTLEQDILGHNNHIAEHNRAHFTEQHQLVLNLMSSPGSGKTTLLVETLKRLKSYCHCAVIEGDQQTSQDADRIRATNIPAIQVNTGKGCHLDADMIHNAYHQMEMKESGILFIENVGNLVCPASFDLGEHFKVTILSVTEGADKPLKYPNMFAASQLMIINKIDLLPYVNFDLNACIEHARRINPNIQIMRLSATTGEGMDEWLQWLSDRQEILHS from the coding sequence ATGTGTAGTGTATGCGGCTGCGGTGATAGCCATATTGAAGAACATGATCACCACCATGATCATGATCATCACCACCATCATGCTCCTCATGAGCCTGCTCATCGTCACGATCATGCTCAACCACAACCGGCAAGTGTTCATCATCATTATTATCATCACGGTGACGTCCATCACCATGTGCATTATCATGGTGCCGGGCCTGAAAGTGCAGCTTCATCAGCAGGTCATCATCACCATCACGAGCCTGAAAAAACACCACATGGTGACCTTCATTATGGTCATGGTGAGGCGCAGACTCATGTTTCCGGTGTTTCACAGCGGCAACTGCTGACGCTGGAACAGGATATTCTGGGGCATAACAATCATATTGCTGAACATAACCGGGCACATTTTACTGAACAGCATCAACTTGTCTTAAATTTGATGTCGAGTCCGGGATCAGGAAAAACGACCTTATTGGTTGAGACACTGAAGCGACTAAAGTCTTATTGTCACTGCGCGGTTATTGAAGGCGATCAGCAAACCAGTCAGGATGCAGATCGTATCCGGGCAACCAATATTCCTGCCATTCAGGTGAATACCGGAAAAGGTTGCCATCTTGATGCGGATATGATTCATAATGCGTATCATCAGATGGAGATGAAAGAGTCCGGAATCCTGTTTATTGAAAATGTCGGAAACCTTGTTTGTCCGGCAAGTTTTGATTTGGGAGAGCACTTCAAAGTCACGATTTTATCTGTGACTGAAGGTGCTGACAAACCATTGAAATACCCCAATATGTTTGCGGCTTCCCAGCTTATGATTATTAATAAAATTGATTTGTTACCTTATGTGAACTTTGATTTGAATGCCTGTATTGAACATGCAAGACGAATTAACCCGAACATTCAGATTATGAGGTTGTCAGCCACAACCGGTGAAGGGATGGATGAATGGTTACAATGGCTGAGTGATCGGCAGGAAATTCTTCATTCATAA